In Acidovorax sp. GBBC 1281, a single window of DNA contains:
- a CDS encoding ParB/RepB/Spo0J family partition protein: MNAVNYTEAQAVTTTANVLQAADPSKHMILVPLSRLVLRSSGRNVRKTVPRMSVPQLAASIQRVGLLQNLIVIAAPDGERYEVIAGGRRFAALKLLAKKHRIAKDWDVPCLRVANGTARTASLTENVQREAMHPADQFEAFAALVAEGRPIEDIAADFSVTPLVVQRRLKLANVSPRLMADYRADAVTLDQLMALAVTDDHASQDAAFYDAPQWQRSPSALRERLTEREIDAYRHPLVRFVGLDTYEAAGGGIRRDLFAEGDAGVYLNDAVLLERLAHDKLAGVAAEVKAEGWAWVDATLAASHADLQAFQRAPRERRTPGKREVQRIEKLQAKMQAIGEAVDAAMDADDEDKVEALQEEGERLGAQLQALENGLLDYAPNVRAAAGAIVAIDRNGEAVIHRGLLREAEAKALRTLDKLRRGVGNVEGEAANDEGEDAGDAPRTASLSDRLTQRLSAHRTAALQIEVARHPHVALAALVHGMVQAVLQPDAYGDGLPLGVCLTVQDRLEAMAPDWPGSSAAVALRELQQVAGVALPQDSAELFAVLLRKSQDELVRLLAVCVAATVDVVTPRATPRQPGEELAQAVGLDMAAWWQPSAEGYFKHVPKAAILQAVGEYAPEHVNRLAKLKKADTASEAERLADGTGWMPVIFKTERQETATEETQGQDTQADAKTMADEPEALVA, from the coding sequence ATGAACGCCGTTAACTACACCGAAGCCCAAGCCGTCACCACCACTGCAAACGTGCTGCAAGCCGCCGACCCGAGCAAGCACATGATCCTGGTGCCGCTGTCGCGGCTGGTGCTGCGCTCCTCAGGCCGCAACGTGCGCAAGACCGTCCCGCGCATGTCCGTCCCTCAGTTGGCCGCTTCGATCCAGCGCGTGGGGCTGCTGCAAAACCTGATCGTGATCGCCGCTCCCGATGGCGAACGGTATGAGGTGATCGCCGGTGGGCGACGCTTCGCTGCGCTCAAGCTGCTGGCGAAGAAACACCGCATCGCCAAGGACTGGGACGTGCCTTGCCTGCGGGTGGCCAATGGCACGGCACGTACCGCGAGCCTCACCGAGAACGTGCAGCGCGAAGCCATGCACCCCGCAGACCAGTTCGAGGCATTCGCTGCACTGGTGGCCGAAGGCCGGCCCATCGAGGACATCGCAGCGGATTTCAGCGTCACGCCGCTGGTGGTGCAGCGACGCTTGAAGCTGGCGAACGTCTCGCCGCGCCTGATGGCCGACTACCGGGCCGATGCCGTCACGCTCGACCAACTCATGGCGCTGGCCGTCACCGACGACCATGCTTCGCAAGACGCCGCGTTCTACGATGCGCCACAGTGGCAGCGCAGCCCGTCCGCGCTGCGCGAACGCCTCACCGAGCGCGAGATCGATGCTTACCGGCATCCGCTGGTGCGGTTCGTCGGGCTGGACACCTACGAAGCCGCAGGCGGCGGCATTCGCCGCGATCTGTTCGCCGAAGGCGATGCGGGCGTGTACCTTAACGATGCGGTCCTGCTGGAACGGCTGGCGCACGACAAGCTGGCGGGCGTCGCTGCCGAGGTGAAGGCCGAAGGCTGGGCATGGGTGGATGCCACGCTCGCCGCCAGCCACGCCGATCTGCAAGCTTTCCAGCGTGCACCGAGGGAACGCCGCACGCCGGGCAAGCGCGAGGTGCAGCGCATCGAGAAGCTGCAAGCGAAGATGCAGGCCATTGGCGAAGCTGTGGATGCAGCGATGGATGCTGACGACGAGGACAAGGTCGAAGCCTTGCAGGAAGAAGGCGAGCGCCTGGGCGCGCAGTTGCAGGCGCTGGAAAATGGCTTGTTGGACTATGCCCCGAACGTGCGGGCCGCAGCCGGTGCGATCGTCGCCATCGACCGCAACGGCGAAGCCGTCATTCATCGCGGCCTGCTGCGCGAGGCCGAGGCGAAGGCGCTGCGCACGCTGGACAAGCTGCGGCGCGGTGTCGGCAACGTGGAAGGCGAAGCGGCCAACGATGAAGGCGAGGACGCCGGCGACGCACCCAGGACCGCGAGCCTGTCCGACCGGCTGACGCAGCGGCTGAGTGCCCATCGCACCGCCGCGCTGCAAATCGAAGTCGCCCGGCATCCGCATGTCGCGCTGGCCGCGCTGGTGCACGGCATGGTGCAAGCCGTCTTGCAGCCCGACGCCTACGGCGACGGCCTGCCGCTGGGCGTGTGCCTCACAGTGCAAGACCGGCTGGAAGCCATGGCCCCGGACTGGCCTGGATCGTCCGCCGCCGTGGCACTGCGCGAACTGCAACAGGTGGCAGGTGTTGCCTTGCCGCAGGACAGCGCCGAACTGTTCGCCGTGCTGCTGAGGAAGTCGCAAGACGAACTGGTGCGACTGCTGGCGGTATGCGTGGCGGCCACGGTGGACGTGGTGACCCCTCGCGCAACGCCACGCCAGCCCGGCGAGGAACTCGCGCAGGCCGTGGGCCTCGATATGGCCGCATGGTGGCAGCCGAGCGCCGAAGGCTACTTCAAGCACGTTCCGAAGGCCGCGATCCTGCAAGCCGTGGGCGAGTACGCGCCGGAGCACGTCAACCGGCTGGCGAAATTGAAGAAGGCCGACACTGCCAGCGAGGCCGAGCGGCTTGCCGATGGCACGGGCTGGATGCCGGTCATCTTCAAGACTGAAAGGCAGGAAACGGCGACGGAAGAAACGCAGGGGCAGGATAC
- a CDS encoding DUF932 domain-containing protein, whose amino-acid sequence MQLASRFASHSPALRSDSPLSDDQIRRVAPSIFADAPHESRSERYSYIPTGAVLTELRKEGFQPFMACQTRVRNEGRREHTKHMLRLRHANQINAAEANEIILLNSHDGTSSYQLLGGMFRFVCKNGLVCGDTVADVRVPHKGDVAGQVIEGAYEVLGGFERAQASRESMQAVTLDAGESEVFARTALALKYDDPDKPAPITETQVLMPRRFDDRRPDLWSVFNRTQENLTKGGLSGRTANGRRQQTRPVQGIDSDIRLNRALWLLADGMRQLKA is encoded by the coding sequence ATGCAACTCGCATCACGTTTCGCTTCCCATTCCCCGGCGCTGCGCAGCGATTCCCCGCTGTCCGACGACCAGATTCGCAGGGTGGCCCCGTCCATCTTCGCGGACGCCCCGCATGAGAGCCGTTCCGAGCGGTACAGCTACATCCCCACCGGGGCGGTGCTGACTGAACTGCGGAAAGAAGGGTTCCAGCCCTTCATGGCGTGCCAGACCCGCGTGCGCAACGAGGGCCGGCGCGAGCACACCAAACACATGCTGCGCCTGCGCCATGCCAACCAGATCAACGCCGCCGAAGCCAACGAAATCATTCTGCTGAACTCCCACGACGGAACGAGCAGCTACCAATTATTGGGTGGCATGTTCAGGTTCGTCTGCAAAAACGGACTGGTCTGCGGCGACACCGTGGCCGACGTGCGCGTGCCTCACAAGGGCGACGTGGCCGGGCAGGTCATCGAGGGCGCCTATGAGGTGCTCGGTGGTTTCGAGCGTGCGCAGGCATCACGCGAATCCATGCAGGCCGTGACGCTGGACGCTGGCGAATCTGAGGTGTTCGCCCGTACAGCACTCGCCCTCAAGTATGACGATCCGGACAAGCCTGCGCCGATCACGGAAACCCAGGTGCTGATGCCGCGCCGCTTCGACGACCGCCGCCCCGACCTGTGGAGCGTTTTCAACCGCACGCAGGAGAACCTGACCAAGGGCGGATTGTCTGGACGCACCGCCAATGGCCGCAGGCAGCAGACCCGACCCGTGCAAGGCATCGATTCGGACATTCGCCTGAACCGCGCCCTGTGGCTGCTGGCCGATGGCATGCGCCAACTCAAGGCCTGA
- a CDS encoding NYN domain-containing protein, producing the protein MSTISTPAETRVAVLVDCDNVPPDILEHALRMVAQFGRVVLRRGYGNQGTLAHKWQDALVRLAFTPCLQYQYAAGKNTADIALALDALEALFDKRADTFCLVTSDSDFAYLCRKLRERGATVCIVGEPKTPDALRNASDQFFEWVRPEPTVEALGETIPKATAKTEPVKAEPPKLESSKPAVKRRPRFLIDAVSLLASDTSEGKVGLGALGQYLKRTDPAFSPQTYGHSGLLNMVKTYDLLAARQEEGGHWSVSLVPKAEATGEADGDPPGA; encoded by the coding sequence ATGAGCACCATTTCCACACCAGCAGAGACACGCGTGGCCGTCTTGGTCGATTGCGACAACGTTCCGCCCGACATCCTCGAGCACGCGCTGCGTATGGTTGCGCAGTTCGGCCGCGTCGTTCTGCGCCGTGGCTACGGCAACCAGGGCACGCTGGCCCACAAATGGCAGGACGCCCTGGTGCGACTGGCCTTCACACCTTGCCTGCAATACCAGTACGCCGCCGGCAAGAACACCGCCGACATCGCACTTGCGCTGGATGCGCTCGAAGCCCTGTTCGACAAGCGGGCCGACACGTTCTGCCTGGTCACCAGCGATTCCGATTTCGCCTATCTTTGTCGCAAGCTGCGCGAGCGCGGCGCCACCGTCTGCATCGTCGGTGAGCCCAAGACACCCGATGCACTGCGCAACGCCAGCGACCAGTTTTTCGAATGGGTGCGCCCGGAGCCGACAGTGGAGGCCCTTGGCGAGACCATACCCAAAGCCACGGCGAAGACGGAACCAGTCAAGGCCGAACCGCCGAAGCTGGAGTCATCCAAGCCAGCCGTCAAACGCCGGCCGCGCTTTCTGATCGACGCTGTGTCACTGTTGGCCAGCGATACCTCCGAAGGCAAGGTCGGACTGGGCGCCCTCGGCCAGTACCTCAAGCGCACCGACCCCGCCTTTTCACCGCAGACCTACGGCCACTCCGGGCTGCTGAACATGGTCAAGACTTACGACCTTCTGGCCGCCCGACAAGAGGAAGGTGGGCATTGGTCGGTGAGCCTGGTGCCCAAGGCCGAAGCCACGGGAGAAGCCGATGGCGACCCGCCTGGCGCGTAG